A genomic segment from Sorangium aterium encodes:
- a CDS encoding DUF4142 domain-containing protein: MAALALAGTSACSVAAEDGVLVAADEDSSEEAVDSTSQAFSLSMPQLAAVLAAFNATEITDAQMARAKASDAHVLELAAQLFDYHTAASQQLALALAQMGMAPADNEISLSLIEQGTADRQQLDGLAGPGFDWTFVNVQIYRHREFLAHLQEQMAIVGPELHPGLSHLVPEVLSATKRNLSFATSLLALIGSPYVPESGYPSGVPYSGNYGTYGNYIDYGNYGNYGNYGNYGGGFANNAPSYGPVYFGGNGPYSPAVSPYYGVYGRSTPPGFGAPSPYPRP, from the coding sequence ATGGCAGCCCTCGCGCTCGCGGGAACCAGCGCTTGCTCCGTCGCGGCGGAAGACGGTGTTCTGGTGGCGGCGGACGAGGACAGCTCGGAGGAGGCGGTCGATTCCACCTCACAGGCCTTCTCGCTCAGCATGCCGCAGCTCGCCGCCGTGCTCGCCGCCTTCAACGCGACCGAGATCACCGACGCGCAGATGGCCCGGGCCAAGGCGTCGGACGCCCACGTCCTCGAGCTCGCCGCGCAGCTGTTCGACTATCACACCGCCGCGAGCCAGCAGCTCGCGCTCGCGCTCGCGCAGATGGGCATGGCGCCGGCGGACAACGAGATCAGCCTGTCGCTGATCGAGCAGGGCACGGCGGATCGGCAGCAGCTCGATGGGCTCGCGGGGCCCGGCTTCGACTGGACGTTCGTCAACGTTCAGATCTATCGACACCGGGAGTTCCTCGCCCATCTCCAGGAACAGATGGCCATCGTGGGGCCCGAGCTGCACCCGGGGCTCTCTCACCTCGTCCCGGAGGTCCTGAGCGCCACGAAGCGTAACCTCTCGTTCGCCACATCGCTCCTCGCGCTCATCGGCAGCCCGTACGTTCCGGAGAGCGGCTATCCATCCGGCGTTCCCTATTCCGGCAATTACGGCACCTACGGCAACTACATCGATTACGGCAATTACGGTAACTACGGCAACTACGGCAACTACGGCGGCGGCTTCGCCAACAACGCGCCTTCCTACGGCCCCGTCTACTTCGGCGGCAACGGGCCCTACTCGCCCGCCGTCTCCCCCTACTACGGGGTTTACGGCCGCAGCACGCCGCCTGGCTTCGGCGCGCCCAGCCCGTACCCCCGCCCCTGA